The nucleotide sequence GGGAATGCCCTTTTTTCTACCAAAGGCGCCGGGAACGTAGATAAACTTCGATATTCGGTTGTCGCCTAGTTTGACTTCGTTTAGCAACCCATCAGGGTCGGCTTCTGCTTCGATGTAGTGCGCCCCCGGCTTCAGCGGATACTTAACTTGAACATATCCGTAACCTCCAGCCGGGATTGATAAGGTTGGCTTCACTTGTCTATCGTCAACCCTCGCCAATACGGGCGACTTTGCATCAATTACCCCGGTGTTCTTGATTTTAATTTGTGCTTCCTTGCCACCCTCTGCATCAACAAGTTCAACGCCGGTTATGCTTAGCTCGGATGTACGCCCGCTGTGAATTTCGTATACTTTGGCGTTTACTTTGGCTACGGTATCAGTGAAAAGTTGCCAAGGTTCATCGTTTACGTCCACGAGCCCATAATTGCTATCTTCTGGGAAGTTTTTTGAAATTCCAAGGGCAGGTTCGTCCACCCACATGAAGTAGTCGCTTCCAACCATGAAGGGTAGGGAAAAGAAAGTCTTTTGGTATACCTCGAAGCATTTTGCTTTCTCGGCTTGGGTTCGAACTCGCATGCCTGCTCCTGCGCGGCAGGGAAGACCGGAATCCAGCGCGGGGAAGCTCCACTCGGTTACCATCATCGGACGCTTTGCCTGCTTATACCATTTTGTTATAGTTTCCACTAAGCCAATCGGCTCTAGCTTTTGTAAGTCAACCTGGCCGTAGATGTTGAAAGTTACTATGTCGCAGTACTTTCCAGCGATATCCCAAATTGGAGGTGCATTTCCTGCGAATCGACAGCCAAGTATCATGTGATTCGGGTCTGCCTTTCGAATCGCGTTCGTTGTGATGGCGAAGTACTTCTCTGCGCAAAGACGAACAAACTCAATTTTGTCTTGAAAGACCTTTTCGGTTGCATGTTCGTTCCAATTTGAAGAGTTGAGCGCTTCCTCCCAACTGTTAAACGATGTTCCCCATGTGGCATTGAATTCTTGGATTTTTTGGTATTTTTTCTTGAGAAGCTCTACAAGTGCCTTTTTGCCTTCATGGTCTGCGGGGCGTTTGATTGCTTCATTTGCAAGGCCAGCATCGCCGCCACCTTTGCCATACCACTCGAGTTCATTGTCAAGAAACCACCCGAATAGCCATGGGTCGTCCTTTAGAGGTGCACACTGAGCTTGCGCTCTTTCTTCGCAGTATTTTTCGAACGCAGGGTTGAAGACGTTTGGGAAGCCGGTCCAATGGACGCGTTGTACAAGGGGATCTTTCCCAGCGTAATCCGCGCCTAGGCCGCAGAATTCCATATACGCAAGGCCGCGCCCTCGAGTTGATGGCGAGTTGTTTGCACCAAGGGCATTGAAGTTCCACTGTTTCAAGCGGTCGGTTGCCGACTTCGCCCAAGCAGATTCATCGTTGTTATATTTTTTGCGGACATTCTGAGCATACGGCGCATAACCTAGTGCTTCACACCAATGGACGTTGTAGTTGCAGTGGTCGGTTCCTATTGCGTAGAATGCTGCTCCGGATGGGTCAATACACCACCACTTATCGCCAATTTTCTCGACATGAAAGAAGCCGGTAGCTTTACCCTTTAGAGCGGTCCAGCCACCATAGGGACTTCTTTCCCCAGCGTTGGCCGCTGCTATAGTGAGGCAAAGTATCATTAGCATAATCATCGGCTTGGGCATGGCAAGTCGTCTCCTTGGATGTCATATTTTTCCTATAATTTGTTAGAAGGAGCTGCGAACTCCTCCGCTATTTGACGGCATTGTCTTTTATGATTTGGTTGTGTATGTAAGTAGCTTTCAATATAGCAAGTATGGCTTTCTGATTTCAGCCCAAGCTTGCTCATCGGGACAAAGACGAGCCTCAAAGTCTGCTGGTGTACTGCTCGGATTGTCCACCCATTCGCGGAGGAATGTGCCGCCTGATAGTAGGTCAATTGCTAGGCGCTCAGTTTCATACTCATAGGGAAGGTTGTGCCATATTTCATAGTCGGGGTATTCAAGCCGAATGGCTTTAAGCGCGAGGGCGCCAATCCGATATGGTCTAAAGTGGTCGTGCTCATAGTGGTCGTTATCCGTGTGGATTTGTATGCCTGAGCAGAGTTTGCCGACGTGCTTGTGGAAGGTTGGCTCGAAGAAGCACGGTCGGATAAAGCATCCCTGTAGCCATTCTGGTGCTAGAGAACGCATGCGTTTAAGTATTCGTTCGAAATCAATGTCTGGAGCGCCTATTACCTCAAGCGGAGTTGTGGTGCCTCGCCCTTCGGAGAGCGTTGTGCCCTCGAAAAGCACTGTGCCGGGGAAGCAACGAGCCATGTTTAGGCTGGAAGCATTTGGACTAGGATTGACCCATGATAGTTCTAGAATCGGCCACCCATACCCCGGTGCTTCGTTGGGGCTGTAACCTTCCATTGGAACGACTGTCAGATCCAAATCAAGATGTTTGAGGTCTACGTACCAGCGGGCAATCTCACCAACAGTGAGGCCATGGCGCATGATGAGCGGGCCACATCCGATAAAACTTTCCCACCCAGGTTCGAGAATTGTCCCTTCGATTGGGCGGCCTGCGGGGTTTGGCCTGTCAAGCACCCACATGCTTTTATTGTGTTCAGCACAGGCCTCAAGCATATAGGTCATAGTTGTAACAAACGTGTAAATTCGCGTGCCCACGTCTTGAAGGTCTACAATGAGTATGTCGAACACGTCCATCATGGCGCTGGTCGGTCGGCGAACTTCTCCATATAGGCTGAAGACAGGAATGCCAAACCTTGGGTCGACATAGTCCTCTGATTCTATCATGTTATCTTGCTTATCGCCGCGCATTCCATGCTGTGGCCCAAATGCCGCAACAACATTCAAGCCCGGCAATTCAAACAGCACATCCAAGGTATGCACGCAGTCATGCGTTACGGAAGCAGGATGCCCAAGAAGAGCTAGCCTTTTGCCTTCAATAGCCTTTTGTAAAGTTCGATTCCGAAGTAATTCGTCAATTCCTAGCTTCATGGCGTGTCCTTTTAGTGTTTATGGTCGTTGTTGATAGCTAATTAGCAGTACCTAAAGGTTTTGGGTAGCTTTGACATAGGTTTCTTGTTTATTGTACCGACATATCATTGCTTTTGCAATGTTCACCTATACCCATCTTGGAGAGTGTGAAGGGTTGTTTTTTTTACGGTTTTATGTTGGAAAAATTGGTTTATAGGCGTCAGCGCCTTAAACCGGAATTGGCGGGGTGGTTTTCCACCTGCCAGATGTGAAATCAGGGAATTCCACGGGCATGCCGCCGTTTTTCACTGATTCGAAGGAGAGCGGGATAATCGCACTCCAGGTTGCTGCATCATAGACGTCTTGAGGTGTTTGTGTGCGGTTGCGAACTGCTTTTACAAATTCATGCATTACTACATAATCGCAGCCGCCATGGCCAGCATTTCTAAGCGCTTCTGACTCCATGCTTTTCCAAAGTGGGTGGTCATACTTTTCCAAATACGAACTTAGAGGCTCCCACTGGTCTTTGGGTGACGTTCCTTCGATGTGGATTCGTTCAGCGCTTCCTTCGCAAATTCCCTTTGTTCCCTGCAGGCGGAAGATGGGGTCATAAGGGCGGGGCGAACATACATCGAAGTATAGAGTTACAGTCACGCCGTTTGCGGTCTCGAGGATAGTTGTATTGATATCACCCTGGGCATATTCGCGATTAGCGAGTGGATGGTCGGGCCCAAACTTCGCCCGTGCATATTCCCTCAGCCCACGCGACTTCGAGCTCACACTCCTCAGACGGACAAATCGGTCACCTCTATTGATGTTGAGCCACCATGCGATAGGCCCAATGGCATGGGTAGGATACTGATTGCCGTTCTTTTCTGCAAAGAAATGCCCGCGCCAAGTGAGGTGCCCATCTTCTGTAAAAGCCAGCGAGCGGCAGTCGTGCTGATAGCCTGCTTCAGCATAGATCAACTCGCCGAAGATTCCCTCTCGTACCATTCTCGTAATCGCAAGCACACTGCGGAGGTAGTTTACGTTTTCTAGCATCATGCAGGGCATGCTGGTCTGCTCTGATGTTTTTATCAGCTCATGGCATTCTTCAATTGTCATGCATGCAGGGACTTCTACGC is from Armatimonadota bacterium and encodes:
- a CDS encoding beta-galactosidase, producing MPKPMIMLMILCLTIAAANAGERSPYGGWTALKGKATGFFHVEKIGDKWWCIDPSGAAFYAIGTDHCNYNVHWCEALGYAPYAQNVRKKYNNDESAWAKSATDRLKQWNFNALGANNSPSTRGRGLAYMEFCGLGADYAGKDPLVQRVHWTGFPNVFNPAFEKYCEERAQAQCAPLKDDPWLFGWFLDNELEWYGKGGGDAGLANEAIKRPADHEGKKALVELLKKKYQKIQEFNATWGTSFNSWEEALNSSNWNEHATEKVFQDKIEFVRLCAEKYFAITTNAIRKADPNHMILGCRFAGNAPPIWDIAGKYCDIVTFNIYGQVDLQKLEPIGLVETITKWYKQAKRPMMVTEWSFPALDSGLPCRAGAGMRVRTQAEKAKCFEVYQKTFFSLPFMVGSDYFMWVDEPALGISKNFPEDSNYGLVDVNDEPWQLFTDTVAKVNAKVYEIHSGRTSELSITGVELVDAEGGKEAQIKIKNTGVIDAKSPVLARVDDRQVKPTLSIPAGGYGYVQVKYPLKPGAHYIEAEADPDGLLNEVKLGDNRISKFIYVPGAFGRKKGIPIGIFGKSTGKFTISIPLSKASSLLKKGISPEQLKLMNAEGMTIPAEIFDLDDSGTVTAADELAFEIQVPASQPQTLFLEIAPKPYDSDITIIKPKKARSFSHGSKGLRITKAFNSGKAIDAINLDDMPMGSFEVLIQQVAGDTWWDRPDCTEELVIWAGSTRTRCEVTLSRKTPGTASGPFAFRTKYAFEFYPQKNWFTARFISLTNTDNRPWTMESYFYYPQSAIGGNMEDDEVGLVGACGTGAWIDQKAGGCYGIIAPSSSGVTVYFWKDDAGNEHADARKTTSKLLKPGETFAQPGEPVFIFCATTKNDPEPWKAFEQEIGLLPKWEIFR
- a CDS encoding DUF1343 domain-containing protein, which translates into the protein MKLGIDELLRNRTLQKAIEGKRLALLGHPASVTHDCVHTLDVLFELPGLNVVAAFGPQHGMRGDKQDNMIESEDYVDPRFGIPVFSLYGEVRRPTSAMMDVFDILIVDLQDVGTRIYTFVTTMTYMLEACAEHNKSMWVLDRPNPAGRPIEGTILEPGWESFIGCGPLIMRHGLTVGEIARWYVDLKHLDLDLTVVPMEGYSPNEAPGYGWPILELSWVNPSPNASSLNMARCFPGTVLFEGTTLSEGRGTTTPLEVIGAPDIDFERILKRMRSLAPEWLQGCFIRPCFFEPTFHKHVGKLCSGIQIHTDNDHYEHDHFRPYRIGALALKAIRLEYPDYEIWHNLPYEYETERLAIDLLSGGTFLREWVDNPSSTPADFEARLCPDEQAWAEIRKPYLLY
- a CDS encoding Gfo/Idh/MocA family oxidoreductase, giving the protein MAEKVRIGVIGVGSRGIGLLSILLQFPNTEVRAICDVNDFTVRNALDIIERKTGLRADAHKDWRNLCNRDDLDAVVIATQWEWHAQIAIAAMKAGKYVGVEVPACMTIEECHELIKTSEQTSMPCMMLENVNYLRSVLAITRMVREGIFGELIYAEAGYQHDCRSLAFTEDGHLTWRGHFFAEKNGNQYPTHAIGPIAWWLNINRGDRFVRLRSVSSKSRGLREYARAKFGPDHPLANREYAQGDINTTILETANGVTVTLYFDVCSPRPYDPIFRLQGTKGICEGSAERIHIEGTSPKDQWEPLSSYLEKYDHPLWKSMESEALRNAGHGGCDYVVMHEFVKAVRNRTQTPQDVYDAATWSAIIPLSFESVKNGGMPVEFPDFTSGRWKTTPPIPV